The Desulfocurvus vexinensis DSM 17965 genome includes the window GATTCCGTGCGTCATGCATAGCATGGGCTTTTGCATGACAGCGTAGATCCTGCGGCAAGGGCCCATGCTCGATCCTGAAAACAAACCAGGAGGAGCATGATGAGCTACAGGAAAGCGAACGACGTGTTGCCGCGGCAACTGCTGCGCGCGATACAGGAGTATATCGACGGCGAAGTGCTGTACATCCCCCGCAAGGCGGAGAACAGAAGGCAGTGGGGGGAAACGACGCAGAACAGGCAGCGCCTGCTGGCCAGGAACCGCGAGATCGCGGCCCGGCGCAGGGCGGGCTGCCCTGTGGCCAGCCTGGCGGAGCAGTACTGCCTGTCCGCCAAGGCCGTCTACAAGATCCTCGCCGCCGTGAACGGTGACTGACGCGAAGCGCCCCGGACCCCCGGGGCGCTTCTTTGTTTGCCAACCAAGAAGTGGAGTGCCCCGGGCGGGGTTTGCGGCTATGACGGCACAAACGACACCCCGAACACGACAAGGAGACCACGACGATGCCGATACCGACCCCG containing:
- a CDS encoding CD3324 family protein; amino-acid sequence: MSYRKANDVLPRQLLRAIQEYIDGEVLYIPRKAENRRQWGETTQNRQRLLARNREIAARRRAGCPVASLAEQYCLSAKAVYKILAAVNGD